In a single window of the Nicotiana tomentosiformis chromosome 10, ASM39032v3, whole genome shotgun sequence genome:
- the LOC104104210 gene encoding uncharacterized protein, which produces MPKKMGVNSKAEEARSRKSAVESERKARESREKEEQYWREAEGAKSRAAKKREEEAEKRAEAAAKKAEARRLAELEEKELEKSMKKPDKKANRVAIPVPKVTEVELRRRKEEEQVALAKKAEEDKRKQSRMAAEEEYEKLVLVTNTNRDDSIVEASTVEDAIAHLAVTDNLPVDKHPEKRLKASFKAFEEVELRRLKEEKPGLTHTQYKDLIWKLWKKSPDNPLNQIADKP; this is translated from the exons ATGCCGAAGAAAATGGGAGTGAACAGCAAAGCCGAAGAGGCTAGGTCACGGAAGAGCGCCGTGGAATCGGAACGCAAAGCGCGTGAATCTCGAGAGAAAGAAGAACAGTACTGGCGCGAAGCTGAGGGAGCCAAGTCACGCGCCGCGAAGAAACGGGAAGAAGAAGCCGAGAAGCGAGCCGAGGCAGCTGCCAAAAAAGCCGAGGCGCGTCGGCTTGCCGAGCTGGAAGAGAAAGAGCTGGAGAAGTCAATGAAGAAGCCGGATAAGAAAGCTAATCGAGTCGCCATTCCGGTGCCAAAGGTGACGGAGGTGGAACTCCGGCGGAGAAAGGAGGAGGAGCAAGTGGCGTTAGCGAAGAAGGCGGAGGAGGACAAGCGGAAACAAAGCCGTATGGCTGCGGAGGAAGAGTATGAAAAACTGGTACTTGTGACAAATACGAATCGCGATGATTCGATTGTAGAAGCCAGTACTGTGGAGGATGCAATTGCTCATTTGGCTGTTACTGATAATTTGCCTGTCGATAAGCATCCCGAGAAGAGACTCAAAGCATCCTTTAAG GCTTTTGAGGAAGTTGAGCTACGTAGGCTGAAGGAGGAGAAGCCAGGTTTGACGCACACTCAATATAAAGACTTGATTTGGAAGCTATGGAAGAAATCTCCGGATAATCCTCTGAACCAG